The Cloeon dipterum chromosome 3, ieCloDipt1.1, whole genome shotgun sequence genome includes a region encoding these proteins:
- the tna gene encoding zinc finger MIZ domain-containing protein 1 isoform X2: MTQLLRHTPTAMHYAPFARQCPPATNRDWPPGGGSAQQLSVVTTVWGMTASSQAGPHHTTAASFGGPASYPPNASGGGHKPGNFAQGYHHRQPGQPHPSNGYGGGPNGSMNPHMGPSPVDSSAAQYGAPGAALNTAAMVAAATATATATASVVAMQERQEISQQYAQMHAMGGSYGQQQYNQRGMPMGNPGMGPSMGQMNPSMMMGGQGGSLPQSPNMMPNISGKMSMQGPQSGGVMYPGPNPRRMAPYPSAGMHMTQKRQQQQQQQQQQQQLASQYPGGFNGGPQHYPYHQQQQQQPAPQQQRFPSQYPQGHPQSHPQGHPQGLPPGLSPGHPQGHPQGGPQAGQPGFGMNPRMRQNTPPYPQQSGQGYFGGGQMVNNGQYAQYNSQQAQMSGQMGPQMSHQMPTTPQPQQQPPPQQQQQQQQQQQQQQQQQPMFQQFQQEMSQRSVNYQHSPIPGNPTPPLTPASSLPPYISPNQDVKSNIVQEGKAPHPSLPDIKPPLPMQTDDELRLTFPVRDGVILSPFRLEHNLAVSNHVFQLKPTVHQTLMWRNDLELQLKCFHHEDRQMSTNWPASVQVSVNATPLNIDRGENKTSHKPLYLKEVCQAGRNTIQITVSACCCSHLFVLQLVHRPSVKSVLQGLLRKRLLMAEHCIAKIKRNFSNPASNALGPSDGVEQTALKVPLKCPITCKRIILPARGHDCKHIQCFDLESYLQLNCERGAWRCPICNKSAQLEGLEVDQYVWAILTQLGPNSEAEEVTIDAQANWKAAKSSSSQDVKAENESDDSCGAKRHNKMMSPGSLTLPTTSNWDMSQSMSPYIPPDMNSIASGSMMNNAPPAYNSNMNRMGGYEFVGGPGGPSSSGQEFGGPLSHLNESVSSLDPLNAMEKSLNDQMPHTPHTPHTPGAVAGTPGQANTPGGGNSGPPSVPPNDPNISNGGPGSNNTSSNAIQAPDSSAEIPSDLNFDPAAIIDGEGTGQEALNLLPDNVVDPMELLSYLDPPDLATPPSSGASSTGANGTPGSAPTSDDILALFD, encoded by the exons ATGACCCAGCTGCTCCGACACACCCCAACAGCGATGCACTATGCGCCGTTCGCGAGACAGTGCCCCCCAGCCACGAACAG GGATTGGCCACCAGGCGGCGGCTCTGCCCAGCAGCTCTCGGTGGTGACCACGGTTTGGGGTATGACGGCCTCCAGCCAGGCCGGCCCCCACCACACGACGGCCGCCTCCTTTGGTGGACCGGCCTCCTACCCTCCGAACGCCTCTGGAGGCGGCCACAAACCAGGAAACTTTGCGCAGGGATACCACCACCGGCAACCCGGCCAGCCTCACCCTAGCAATGG GTACGGCGGTGGGCCTAATGGTTCGATGAACCCGCACATGGGCCCGAGCCCCGTCGACTCCTCGGCGGCGCAGTACGGAGCCCCAGGGGCTGCGCTCAACACGGCGGCTATGGTCGCAGCGGCCACGGCCACCGCGACTGCAACGGCCAGTGTGGTCGCCATGCAGGAACGCCAGGAAATCAGCCAGCAGTATGCACAG ATGCACGCCATGGGCGGCAGCTACGGCCAACAGCAGTACAACCAGAGGGGGATGCCAATGGGCAACCCTGGCATGGGACCTTCCATGGGCCAGATGAACCCCAGCATGATGATGGGCGGACAGGGCGGCTCGCTGCCCCAGAGCCCTAACATGATGCCCAACATATCTGGCAAAATGTCGATGCAG GGTCCGCAAAGTGGAGGCGTAATGTACCCCGGTCCCAACCCCCGGCGGATGGCCCCCTACCCCTCGGCTGGAATGCACATGACGCAGAAAaggcaacaacaacaacaacaacaacaacagcagcagcaactggCCAGTCAGTACCCTGGGGGCTTCAACGGCGGCCCCCAACACTACCCCTatcaccagcagcagcaacagcagccggcgccgcagcagcagcggttCCCCAGTCAGTATCCGCAGGGGCATCCGCAGAGCCATCCTCAAGGGCATCCGCAGGGCCTTCCTCCGGGTCTCTCCCCGGGACATCCGCAGGGCCATCCACAAGGAGGTCCGCAGGCCGGACAGCCGGGCTTTGGCATGAACCCCCGCATGCGGCAGAACACACCCCCATACCCTCAGCAGTCCGGTCAGGGATACTTTGGCGGAGGGCAAATG GTCAACAATGGTCAGTACGCGCAGTACAACTCGCAGCAGGCGCAGATGAGTGGTCAAATGGGCCCTCAGATGAGCCACCAAATGCCGACGACGCCGCAACCTCAGCAGCAGCCAccaccgcagcagcagcagcaacagcagcagcaacaacagcaacagcagcagcaacagccaATGTTCCAGCAGTTCCAGCAGGAGATGAGTCAGCGCTCGGTCAACTACCAGCACAGCCCCATCCCCGGCAACCCCACCCCTCCTCTCACCCCGGCCAGCAGTTTACCACCGTACATCAGTCCGAACCAGGACGTAAAGTCCAACATAGTGCAAGAAGGAAAAGCACCTCACCCGTCTCTGCCGGACATAAAGCCACCCTTACCTATGCAAA CAGACGATGAATTGCGGTTGACGTTCCCCGTGCGCGACGGCGTCATCCTGTCGCCATTCCGCCTCGAGCACAACCTGGCGGTGAGCAACCACGTCTTCCAGCTGAAGCCGACTGTTCACCAGACGCTCATGTGGCGCAACGACCTGGAGCTGCAGCTCAAGTGCTTCCATCACGAGGACCGCCAAATGAGCACCAACTGGCCGGCCTCTGTTCAG GTCTCAGTGAACGCGACCCCTCTCAACATTGACCGCGGCGAGAACAAAACTTCGCATAAGCCACTGTACCTGAAGGAAGTGTGCCAGGCGGGGCGGAACACGATCCAAATAACGGTGTCGGCGTGCTGCTGCTCGCACCTCTTTGTCCTGCAGCTCGTACACCGACCGAGTGTGAAAAGCGTGCTGCAAGGCCTGCTGCGCAAGCGACTCCTCATGGCTGAACACTGCATCGCCAAAATCAAGCGCAACTTCAGCAACCCGGCCTCAAACGCGCTGGGCCCGTCTGACGGAGTGGAGCAGACCGCCCTCAAG GTACCACTCAAATGCCCCATCACCTGCAAGAGGATAATTTTGCCAGCCAGAGGCCACGATTGCAAACACATCCAATGTTTTGATCTCGAATCGTACCTGCAACTCAACTGCGAACGCGGCGCGTGGCGGTGTCCAATTTGCAA CAAATCGGCGCAATTGGAGGGTCTTGAGGTGGACCAGTACGTCTGGGCCATCCTGACCCAGCTCGGCCCGAACTCGGAGGCCGAGGAAGTCACCATCGATGCGCAGGCCAACTGGAAAGCGGCCAAGAGCAGCAGTTCACAGGACGTCAAGGCTGAGAATGAGTCAGATGACTCTTGCGGCGCCAAGAGGCACAACAAAATGATGTCTCCAGGCAGCCTCACCCTTCCCACCACGAGCAATTGGGACATGAGCCAGTCCATGTCACCCTACATTCCGCCAGATATGAACA GTATCGCCAGTGGTTCCATGATGAACAACGCGCCCCCTGCCTACAACTCGAATATGAACAGGATGGGCGGGTACGAATTTGTGGGTGGACCTGGAGGGCCCAGCAGCTCTGGACAGGAGTTTGGCGGTCCTTTGTCCCACCTAAACGAGTCGGTCAGCTCGCTGGACCCTCTCAATGCGATGGAGAAGAGTCTTAATGATCAG ATGCCACACACACCTCACACCCCTCACACGCCAGGAGCAGTCGCAGGAACGCCTGGCCAGGCCAACACGCCTGGCGGTGGTAACAGCGGTCCTCCGAGCGTTCCTCCCAACGACCCCAACATTTCGAATGGCGGTCCTGGCAGCAACAACACCTCATCCAACGCCATCCAAGCCCCAGACTCGTCTGCCGAAATCCCCTCCGACCTCAACTTTGACCCGGCGGCAATTATTGATGGCGAGGGAACTGGTCAGGAGGCACTAAAT TTGCTGCCCGACAATGTGGTGGACCCGATGGAGCTGTTATCATACCTCGACCCACCAGACCTGGCAACGCCACCCTCAAGTGGCGCCAGCAGTACGGGGGCGAACGGCACGCCGGGCAGTGCGCCCACCAGTGACGACATTCTCGCCCTCTTCGATTAG